The following proteins are encoded in a genomic region of Cryptomeria japonica chromosome 11, Sugi_1.0, whole genome shotgun sequence:
- the LOC131077664 gene encoding G-type lectin S-receptor-like serine/threonine-protein kinase At2g19130: METCKMEMGRNGLLGYLLFFHVILIIFHTIDGSVVRGGNTLFLGDSLTGNQTIISMNGMFELGFFNTNGSNNWYIGIWYAKVPETKVWVANRETPARDRPGILNLSREGHLGLFDAKGGSVWSVNVSKNASKAVILDSGNFLMVADENISDSLWESFDHPVDTWLPGMRFGGQQKLVSWKNSLDPAPGLFSFHMDPSGVKQFVLTWNNSVQYWRSGTWNGEIFQEIPEMGNKGFYNISVERVGSFLYMTYSPIHPIFKVSRFVLVTLGAIQEYNLIEGSKWNMFWSEPRDQCAVYGLCGVYGTCNSNHLTFCSCAEGFKPKDDLSWRSREWWSSGCVRQSPLSCDTENESTDQFFESKVMLPDDNYSFSLPAPTKKDCQKACLRNCSCTAFTFNPPSWACKIWSGDLLNMYSFASQSNTNVSIRVAASALLKFHRPSSSEGKTTRIVGATLGTIGALGVVLGIFSIVMWRKHRLRSTERYGDSSNSFLRMFSYKELKIATRNFSSQLGSGGFGSVFKGTLTDGTLVAVKNMEGSSQDEKQFRAEISSLGNIQHVNLVRLRGFCAEGSRRLLIYDFMPNGSLDSLLFTSDSKTERKVLDWKTRFEIVLGTARGLLYLHEECRDCIIHSDVKPGNILLDSNLSPKIADFGLAKLVGRGFSHVLTTTRGTRGYLAPEWISGLPITPKVDVYSFGMTLFEIISGRRNLELNVQDSSKYYFPVWAATQINQGKAINIVEEGVAEEEDIEEVRRASIVGLLCIEEDEYMRPNMEQVVRMLEGKLEPRTLQIQKSLPEEEQAEQSQTSTDSGGNGIS; the protein is encoded by the coding sequence ATGGAAACCTGCAAGATGGAAATGGGAAGAAACGGTCTCTTAGGATATCTGCTCTTCTTTCATGTAATACTAATTATATTTCACACCATTGATGGGTCAGTTGTTCGTGGGGGAAATACACTTTTCTTAGGCGACTCGCTTACTGGAAATCAAACAATAATCTCAATGAATGGGATGTTTGAATTGGGATTCTTTAACACAAATGGAAGTAATAACTGGTATATTGGCATCTGGTATGCCAAAGTACCAGAGACAAAGGTTTGGGTGGCTAATAGGGAGACTCCCGCAAGAGACAGGCCTGGCATTTTGAACCTgtcaagagaaggtcatctgggaCTGTTTGATGCAAAAGGTGGATCTGTATGGTCGGTCAATGTGTCCAAGAATGCTTCAAAGGCTGTAATATTAGACTCGGGTAACTTTTTAATGGTGGCTGATGAGAATATATCTGACTCTCTTTGGGAGAGTTTCGACCATCCTGTAGACACCTGGTTACCCGGGATGAGGTTCGGTGGACAGCAAAAGTTAGTTTCTTGGAAAAACTCATTGGATCCCGCTCCTGGGCTTTTCTCCTTCCACATGGATCCATCCGGGGTTAAACAATTTGTGCTAACTTGGAACAACTCTGTACAGTATTGGAGGAGCGGAACATGGAATGGCGAAATTTTCCAGGAAATCCCAGAAATGGGAAACAAAGGCTTCTACAATATCAGCGTTGAACGTGTTGGCTCATTTTTGTATATGACTTATTCACCGATTCATCCCATATTTAAGGTATCCCGTTTCGTCCTAGTTACCTTAGGGGCAATTCAAGAATACAATCTGATTGAGGGCAGCAAATGGAACATGTTCTGGTCCGAACCCAGAGATCAGTGTGCCGTATATGGTCTCTGTGGGGTTTATGGAACCTGCAACTCCAACCATCTTACCTTCTGCAGCTGTGCAGAAGGCTTCAAGCCCAAAGACGATCTGTCTTGGAGATCGCGAGAGTGGTGGTCAAGTGGTTGTGTTAGGCAGAGCCCGTTGAGCTGCGATACAGAAAATGAAAGCACTGACCAGTTCTTCGAGTCGAAAGTAATGTTGCCTGATGATAATTACTCTTTCTCATTACCTGCACCCACAAAAAAAGATTGCCAGAAAGCGTGCCTCCGCAACTGCTCGTGCACTGCATTTACTTTCAATCCGCCTTCATGGGCGTGCAAAATCTGGTCAGGAGATCTGCTAAACATGTACAGTTTTGCATCACAAAGCAATACAAATGTGTCCATTAGAGTAGCTGCCTCTGCACTTCTTAAGTTTCATAGGCCATCTTCCTCAGAAGGCAAAACCACACGTATTGTGGGCGCAACGCTTGGTACCATTGGTGCTCTTGGCGTTGTTTTGGGTATATTTTCGATTGTAATGTGGCGGAAGCATCGGCTACGATCGACTGAGAGGTATGGAGATTCCTCCAATTCTTTTCTTAGAATGTTTAGCTACAAGGAGTTGAAAATTGCAACTAGGAATTTCAGCTCTCAGTTGGGGAGCGGAGGATTTGGCTCAGTGTTCAAAGGAACTCTAACGGACGGTACGCTTGTGGCTGTAAAGAATATGGAGGGTTCATCACAAGATGAGAAGCAATTCCGAGCGGAAATCAGTTCCCTTGGAAACATTCAACATGTAAATCTGGTCAGGCTTCGAGGGTTTTGTGCAGAAGGATCCAGACGCTTACTGATTTATGATTTCATGCCGAACGGCTCTCTGGATTCTTTACTGTTCACAAGTGACTCAAAAACTGAACGGAAGGTACTTGACTGGAAGACTCGATTTGAGATAGTATTAGGCACTGCAAGAGGGTTACTTTATCTTCATGAAGAATGTAGAGATTGCATCATTCACAGCGATGTTAAACCAGGAAACATTCTTCTGGACAGTAATTTGTCACCCAAGATAGCAGATTTTGGTTTGGCAAAGCTTGTGGGTAGAGGTTTTAGCCACGTGCTGACCACTACAAGAGGAACGAGAGGTTACTTGGCTCCAGAGTGGATCTCCGGTCTTCCCATCACTCCCAAAGTTGACGTCTACAGTTTTGGTATGACGCTCTTCGAAATCATCTCGGGGCGAAGAAATCTGGAGTTAAATGTACAAGATTCAAGTAAGTATTACTTTCCTGTGTGGGCTGCAACTCAGATTAACCAGGGAAAGGCGATTAATATTGTGGAGGAGGGTGTTGCAGAGGAGGAAGATATTGAAGAGGTGAGAAGAGCAAGTATTGTAGGTTTGTTATGCATAGAAGAGGATGAGTATATGAGACCAAACATGGAGCAAGTGGTGCGGATGCTGGAAGGGAAGTTGGAGCCTCGAACTCTGCAGATTCAGAAGTCTCTACCCGAGGAAGAGCAAGcagaacaaagccagactagtacgGATAGCGGTGGCAATGGCATTAGTTAA